A window of Infirmifilum lucidum contains these coding sequences:
- a CDS encoding dihydroorotase, which translates to MAVDLVIIGRAYLGGSFEEVAIGVDGGTIVSVTKPSLAPSSDARIEFGGKFLILPGMVDIHVHMREPGLEYKEDWGTGSRSAVKGGVTLVVDMPNNAPPANNCERLREKLLRASEKSLVDFAFYAGFNPRPEELEGCRNLFVGFKLYPEELFSQEVLNVFRYASTLGRPVVVHAEDPHFFRDAPRHSEARPPIAERSGVLRALDLAEATGAWLHVTHLSTEAALLEVLRAKTFLQPRVTFDVTPHHALLNDSLYSSALARIAVVNPPLRSEGDRRAVYASLKNRLADALVTDHAPHKLEEKLGEKPAPGFPGLEIALHVLLEEVFSGRLSLSAIELYSRKPAELLGFRKGVIAPGFDGDIVVVAREEWSIRGEEFESKAKYTPFEGHVLHTKTHAVYVRGLEVYTAGYFMADKGGRLAVPRG; encoded by the coding sequence GTGGCTGTAGACCTAGTGATTATAGGTAGGGCTTACCTTGGGGGTTCTTTCGAGGAAGTGGCGATAGGTGTCGACGGCGGCACTATCGTTAGTGTCACTAAGCCCTCCTTGGCGCCGAGTAGTGACGCCAGGATAGAGTTCGGCGGGAAGTTCCTCATACTGCCTGGCATGGTCGATATACATGTCCACATGAGAGAGCCCGGCCTAGAGTACAAGGAGGACTGGGGCACGGGCTCTAGGTCTGCTGTTAAAGGCGGCGTTACTCTAGTCGTCGACATGCCCAACAATGCACCGCCTGCGAACAATTGCGAGAGGCTCCGGGAGAAGCTCTTGAGGGCTTCGGAGAAGTCTCTAGTAGACTTTGCCTTCTACGCCGGTTTCAACCCTAGGCCCGAAGAGCTAGAGGGTTGTAGGAACCTATTTGTAGGCTTTAAGTTGTACCCTGAGGAGCTTTTCTCCCAGGAAGTGTTAAACGTTTTCCGGTATGCGAGCACGCTGGGCAGGCCCGTCGTCGTCCACGCAGAAGACCCGCACTTCTTCAGGGATGCGCCGCGGCACAGCGAGGCTAGGCCCCCCATCGCGGAGAGGTCTGGAGTCCTGAGAGCACTTGACCTCGCGGAGGCCACCGGTGCTTGGCTCCACGTGACCCACTTGAGCACGGAGGCCGCCCTGCTCGAGGTACTGCGTGCGAAGACATTCCTACAGCCTAGGGTGACGTTCGACGTCACGCCCCACCACGCCCTGCTCAATGACTCCCTGTACTCCTCCGCCCTCGCGCGGATCGCTGTTGTCAACCCACCTCTGAGAAGTGAGGGGGACAGGAGAGCCGTGTACGCGAGTTTGAAGAATAGGCTCGCAGACGCCCTAGTCACCGACCACGCGCCACACAAGCTCGAGGAGAAGCTCGGCGAGAAGCCTGCGCCGGGGTTCCCGGGGCTGGAAATAGCCCTCCACGTTTTACTCGAGGAGGTGTTCTCTGGTAGGCTTAGCTTGTCTGCCATAGAGCTCTACTCCCGGAAGCCCGCAGAGCTCCTGGGCTTCAGGAAGGGGGTGATAGCGCCCGGCTTTGACGGGGATATTGTTGTAGTCGCTAGGGAGGAGTGGAGTATTAGGGGTGAGGAGTTCGAGTCGAAGGCAAAGTACACGCCCTTCGAGGGACACGTGCTCCACACGAAGACGCACGCCGTGTACGTGCGTGGGCTAGAAGTATATACCGCTGGCTACTTCATGGCCGATAAGGGTGGCAGACTTGCCGTCCCTAGAGGTTGA
- the pyrD gene encoding dihydroorotate dehydrogenase PyrD: MPSLEVELAGLRLRNPTVLASGILGTSASMAKRVEEAGAGGFTTKTITLEARRGYDNPTFVELEHGFLNAIGLANPGIEAFCQEIRAMRASLSIPVILSAGGGSLEEFVRVAVRGVECGAQAVELNVSCPHVKGMGAEIGDNPDLVARIVEEVRGSTGVSVFVKLSPHHNYIKVAGKALGAGASGLTAINTVRGMAIDVYARRPVLSNRFGGYSGPGIRPIAVKVVYDLYREYSDVPIIGVGGVDSWQAAVEMMLAGATAVGVGSSIARRNLSLFSEITQGLARYLEEEGFASAREIVGLAHKD; the protein is encoded by the coding sequence TTGCCGTCCCTAGAGGTTGAGCTCGCAGGGCTGAGACTACGCAACCCGACTGTCCTGGCATCCGGGATCCTCGGGACGAGTGCTAGCATGGCTAAAAGAGTTGAAGAGGCTGGGGCTGGGGGGTTCACCACGAAGACGATAACCCTCGAGGCCAGGAGGGGTTACGATAACCCGACGTTTGTGGAGCTGGAGCACGGGTTTCTGAACGCCATCGGGCTCGCGAACCCCGGGATCGAGGCGTTCTGCCAGGAGATCAGGGCTATGAGGGCGTCGCTCTCGATACCCGTTATATTGAGCGCCGGAGGGGGGAGTTTAGAAGAGTTTGTGAGGGTTGCTGTTAGAGGTGTGGAGTGCGGTGCGCAGGCAGTAGAGCTGAATGTCTCGTGCCCCCACGTCAAGGGCATGGGCGCCGAGATCGGGGATAACCCCGACCTAGTAGCCAGGATAGTGGAGGAGGTGAGGGGCTCTACGGGGGTTTCGGTCTTCGTCAAGCTCTCCCCCCACCACAACTACATCAAAGTCGCCGGGAAGGCTCTCGGGGCGGGGGCCTCGGGGCTGACGGCTATAAACACGGTCAGGGGCATGGCTATAGACGTATACGCCCGGAGGCCCGTGCTCAGCAACAGGTTTGGAGGCTACTCGGGCCCAGGCATAAGGCCTATCGCGGTCAAAGTCGTGTACGACCTATACAGGGAGTATAGCGACGTCCCCATCATCGGGGTGGGAGGCGTCGACTCGTGGCAGGCAGCTGTCGAGATGATGCTCGCCGGTGCAACAGCCGTCGGGGTCGGTTCCAGCATCGCGAGAAGGAACCTTTCCCTCTTCAGCGAGATAACTCAGGGGCTGGCAAGGTACTTGGAGGAGGAGGGTTTTGCCTCTGCAAGAGAGATCGTGGGGCTCGCGCACAAAGACTAA
- a CDS encoding transaldolase family protein: MRVEESYIKGIFRREALPEQPPVSDHPSLAVLAALRGYPDLGADNLLNPLTSGLYSSLVGQLNRRVHLLMLDAFTAGDPLKALRLYALLSEVALNTVGLESHWARIPDSERERAFGFTLAELQSLEEEEAARHGVPVHSRAVVEYYLRDMKKVMSSNPRAKSLLAWMSEEASKRLDERHPLSSFLLAMRKLIESNAYYRMTVQGLCRFGNDYALGLRWLRRLGFVQVSTNPVLAAEAYKDDPELWDRFREYVKSHRELLEDIESKGDELAMVATLLALLPNMEVFRPVAFLLDFKDGMVSYQLNPNVADSVEGSVRDALKIYMLAEDYFRKYDAYLLWGWPSYMERGRPNIVFKVAGSSEASLEITRILESMGIGTNNTVTFSVSQEVSLILAKIEGRASAVKRGVKLTKVYETNMGGRLEAHLREVKASELIRTALKFYENPERALSELARRLGVPEATPGGVWRGPTGWGYELEAKTLDEKVELVSSQAYMKSLVNDALIDFLLNAGVCGATREEVRSCLEAWEKAISLSGTFVAQRVWKIFFSERNRRLWISYIIRKYGLTPEQAEEVLDGIDVLPASKRKPADTYYTLAGRNMTNTEFPNHQLNVHLEYLARGARLEDYREAVSVNWGPQELDLLLKWGEFRKAYDLTPELKKLMLEASLAVDGYGESGLRVEEWATFGPRVKTMRGFTEAYNKFRDRCLKAAKSLVNHVDS; this comes from the coding sequence GTGAGAGTCGAGGAAAGCTACATTAAGGGCATTTTCCGGCGCGAAGCCCTCCCAGAGCAACCACCTGTCTCGGATCACCCTTCCCTGGCGGTACTCGCAGCGTTGAGAGGATATCCCGACCTCGGCGCGGACAACTTACTGAACCCCCTCACCTCCGGACTCTACTCGAGCCTAGTTGGGCAGCTCAACAGGAGAGTCCACCTCCTCATGCTGGACGCGTTCACGGCTGGGGATCCCCTCAAGGCCCTGAGGCTCTACGCGCTACTTAGCGAGGTGGCACTAAACACTGTCGGGCTCGAGTCGCACTGGGCCAGGATACCGGACAGCGAGAGGGAGAGAGCGTTCGGCTTTACTCTGGCAGAGCTCCAGAGCCTCGAAGAGGAGGAAGCTGCTAGGCATGGTGTACCCGTTCATTCGAGAGCCGTTGTTGAATACTACTTGCGCGACATGAAGAAGGTCATGTCCAGCAACCCTAGAGCTAAGAGCTTGCTGGCCTGGATGTCCGAGGAGGCATCTAAACGCCTAGACGAGAGACACCCCCTGTCCAGCTTCCTGCTCGCCATGAGGAAGCTTATAGAGTCGAACGCTTATTACCGCATGACCGTGCAGGGGCTCTGCAGATTCGGGAATGACTACGCTTTAGGCCTGAGGTGGCTCAGGAGGCTCGGCTTCGTGCAGGTGTCGACAAACCCCGTGCTCGCGGCTGAGGCCTACAAGGACGACCCGGAGCTGTGGGACAGGTTCAGGGAGTATGTCAAGTCGCACAGGGAGCTTCTCGAGGACATCGAGAGTAAGGGAGATGAGCTTGCAATGGTCGCGACGCTCCTAGCCCTGCTGCCTAACATGGAGGTGTTTAGGCCCGTAGCCTTTCTGCTAGACTTCAAGGACGGCATGGTTAGCTACCAGCTTAACCCGAACGTGGCGGACAGCGTCGAGGGTAGCGTTAGAGACGCGTTGAAGATCTACATGCTCGCAGAGGATTACTTCAGGAAGTACGACGCGTACCTCCTCTGGGGCTGGCCTAGCTACATGGAGAGGGGTAGGCCCAATATAGTGTTCAAAGTCGCGGGTAGCAGTGAGGCCTCCCTGGAGATAACGAGGATTCTGGAGAGCATGGGCATCGGGACGAACAACACTGTCACGTTCTCGGTGTCCCAGGAGGTGAGTCTCATTCTGGCGAAGATTGAGGGGAGGGCTTCTGCTGTGAAGAGGGGGGTTAAGTTAACGAAGGTCTACGAGACGAACATGGGCGGGAGGTTAGAGGCACACCTCCGCGAGGTGAAAGCATCGGAACTCATAAGGACGGCCTTGAAGTTCTACGAGAACCCCGAGCGCGCGCTCTCAGAGCTTGCTCGTAGGCTTGGAGTGCCAGAGGCTACGCCCGGCGGGGTTTGGAGAGGCCCGACAGGCTGGGGCTACGAGCTCGAGGCAAAGACTCTCGACGAGAAAGTTGAGCTCGTCTCGAGCCAGGCCTACATGAAGTCTCTAGTGAACGACGCCCTAATAGACTTCCTCCTAAATGCTGGGGTTTGCGGCGCGACTAGAGAAGAGGTAAGGTCGTGCCTCGAGGCGTGGGAGAAGGCTATTTCGCTGAGCGGTACTTTCGTCGCGCAGAGGGTTTGGAAGATATTCTTTAGCGAGAGGAACAGAAGGTTATGGATAAGCTACATAATCAGGAAGTACGGCCTAACCCCAGAGCAGGCAGAGGAAGTTCTCGACGGTATAGACGTGTTACCCGCTTCTAAGCGTAAGCCAGCCGACACGTACTACACGCTCGCGGGCAGGAACATGACAAACACGGAGTTCCCCAACCACCAGTTGAACGTTCACCTCGAGTACTTGGCCCGGGGGGCGAGACTAGAGGACTACCGGGAGGCTGTCTCCGTCAACTGGGGGCCCCAGGAGCTCGACTTGCTCCTAAAGTGGGGTGAGTTCAGGAAGGCCTATGACCTCACGCCGGAGCTGAAGAAGTTGATGCTTGAGGCTAGCCTGGCCGTGGATGGCTACGGCGAGAGTGGGTTGCGAGTAGAGGAGTGGGCTACCTTTGGGCCGCGCGTGAAGACTATGAGGGGTTTCACGGAGGCCTATAATAAATTTAGAGACAGGTGTTTAAAAGCCGCTAAGAGCCTTGTTAATCATGTCGATAGTTAG
- a CDS encoding D-isomer specific 2-hydroxyacid dehydrogenase family protein, protein MYRVAIVNSRSFGVSAPDLLEELKKYAQVDFIDVDKKLRGRELAERLKGYHFIVASVTPTYDREFFKNNKDVLLIARHGIGVDNVDLDAATEEGVIVTRVPGYKERDAVAELAVALCLAVVRKVCYSHSLVKQGRWSERGKVVGFNIRGKTIGVIGIGNIGSRVAEIFAKGFSARVLAFDPYVKPGDAEKIGAQLVDFETLLRESDIITLHAPLTPQTYHIIGDREFSLMKQGVVIINTARGELIDTQALIRALESGKVAGVGLDVVEDEPIDATHPLLKYENVVITPHIGANTREGLRGMDEANVDAIMKVIRGEAPIEYVVNPEVLKRGTRASLKPST, encoded by the coding sequence ATGTACAGAGTAGCTATAGTCAATTCACGTTCTTTCGGTGTTAGCGCCCCCGACCTACTCGAGGAGCTCAAAAAATACGCTCAAGTAGACTTCATAGATGTAGATAAGAAGTTAAGGGGTAGAGAACTAGCAGAGAGGCTCAAAGGGTACCACTTCATCGTCGCAAGCGTTACCCCCACTTATGACAGAGAGTTCTTCAAAAACAACAAGGACGTCCTGCTTATAGCTAGACACGGCATAGGTGTAGACAACGTAGACTTGGATGCAGCGACGGAAGAAGGCGTAATAGTAACTCGTGTCCCCGGGTACAAAGAGCGCGATGCTGTTGCCGAGCTGGCAGTCGCCCTGTGCCTAGCTGTCGTCCGTAAGGTCTGCTACTCGCACAGTCTAGTAAAGCAGGGGAGGTGGTCTGAACGCGGGAAGGTGGTTGGTTTCAACATACGCGGGAAGACAATAGGCGTTATAGGCATCGGAAATATCGGTAGTCGTGTTGCCGAAATCTTTGCAAAGGGGTTCAGTGCACGGGTTCTAGCTTTCGACCCATACGTCAAGCCGGGAGATGCTGAAAAAATAGGAGCACAGCTTGTCGACTTCGAAACTCTCCTCAGGGAATCAGACATCATAACATTGCACGCGCCTCTCACACCTCAAACGTACCACATAATCGGGGACAGAGAATTCTCGCTGATGAAGCAAGGCGTTGTGATTATTAACACTGCTAGAGGAGAACTCATCGACACGCAAGCCCTGATAAGAGCACTGGAGAGCGGGAAAGTAGCGGGTGTTGGCCTGGATGTAGTTGAAGACGAGCCCATAGACGCTACACACCCGCTCCTTAAATACGAGAACGTAGTAATAACCCCTCACATTGGCGCCAACACAAGAGAGGGTCTAAGAGGGATGGATGAAGCCAACGTCGACGCTATAATGAAGGTGATACGAGGCGAGGCACCAATAGAGTACGTGGTTAACCCCGAGGTTCTCAAGAGAGGCACGAGAGCCAGCTTAAAACCTAGCACCTAG
- a CDS encoding nucleotidyltransferase domain-containing protein, whose product MLEDILVEEAKRREEVFRNLRSYLNRLKDAMKRLDSNGKLFLFGSTSRGENTLASDIDILILTSLDPSFVIANLRKAGFDDPFEFHVVDNSRFELYKRFIKDLKEI is encoded by the coding sequence TTGTTAGAAGATATTCTAGTTGAAGAAGCAAAAAGGAGAGAAGAAGTATTTAGGAACCTTCGAAGCTACCTGAATAGACTCAAAGACGCTATGAAAAGGCTAGATAGTAATGGGAAGTTATTCCTGTTTGGTTCAACATCAAGAGGAGAAAATACTTTAGCTAGCGATATTGACATCCTAATTTTAACCTCTCTTGATCCTAGTTTCGTAATAGCGAATCTGAGGAAAGCTGGATTTGACGACCCGTTCGAGTTCCATGTAGTGGATAATAGTAGGTTTGAACTCTATAAGCGCTTCATAAAAGATCTAAAGGAAATCTAG
- a CDS encoding helix-turn-helix domain-containing protein produces MREASTRLLAYKVVMKPYKSVLSNLSRIAGANVYIEGIIMNSDKATTLVHVSLPPRKEKTHQLIIEMLQKYPEVIDYRILSKRRHSLTLAVTKNLCEFYEYTLGSSRFTFFPYVIKSGNREFYILSPEDKKLLLSNLSKYGQVLLLEKLPHEMVIKETCLTGLRIAVDNIMTSYQRLILAEALKRGYYDWPRRTSLSELARLLSISKTTLSEHLRKGERKLIELLLGSIQQGSYLCIS; encoded by the coding sequence ATGAGAGAGGCCTCAACTCGCCTACTCGCCTACAAGGTTGTTATGAAGCCATATAAAAGCGTATTAAGTAATTTAAGCAGGATTGCTGGTGCAAATGTCTACATTGAAGGAATAATAATGAATAGCGATAAAGCCACAACACTAGTTCATGTTTCTCTTCCACCTAGAAAAGAGAAGACGCACCAGTTAATCATCGAGATGCTCCAGAAATACCCAGAAGTTATAGACTACCGGATTTTAAGTAAGAGGAGGCACTCGTTAACGCTAGCGGTAACAAAGAATCTTTGCGAGTTTTATGAGTACACTCTCGGTTCCAGCAGGTTTACGTTCTTCCCGTATGTAATTAAGTCAGGTAACAGGGAGTTTTACATACTCTCGCCTGAAGATAAAAAGCTTCTACTTTCGAATCTCTCGAAATACGGTCAGGTATTACTTCTTGAGAAACTTCCACACGAGATGGTTATAAAGGAGACATGCTTAACAGGGTTGAGAATAGCTGTTGATAATATCATGACATCATACCAGAGGTTAATTCTCGCTGAGGCGCTTAAACGCGGGTACTACGACTGGCCGCGTAGGACTTCACTTAGCGAGTTGGCACGGTTACTTAGCATCTCCAAGACTACTCTGAGTGAACACTTGAGGAAAGGGGAGCGAAAACTGATCGAACTCCTACTAGGCTCTATCCAGCAGGGATCCTATTTATGTATTTCCTAG
- a CDS encoding HpcH/HpaI aldolase family protein gives MFGKLPELIRRKQTSYGAWVTIANPEIPEMLSLVGFDWLLFDLEHAPIDYQQLEYMLMGVRGDTTPLVRVPFNNPVYVKRVLDLGVAGILFPLINSREDALQAVKSVRYPPEGIRGVGPRRAAYWGLRRNEYFKEAQNILVIVQIETREAVENAEEILSVEGVGAFFIGPNDLSFSYGKRSWKDDVVRRAIERLAEISEKTGVPGGMYCSDYESLEFALRNKFKLIALGSDYRFLIAGARERLETARRLSMSIA, from the coding sequence ATGTTCGGTAAACTACCAGAGCTCATTAGGAGGAAACAGACGAGCTATGGTGCATGGGTTACAATAGCTAACCCCGAGATCCCGGAGATGCTTTCCCTTGTAGGCTTTGATTGGCTTCTCTTCGACTTAGAGCACGCACCCATAGACTACCAACAACTCGAGTACATGTTAATGGGTGTCAGGGGGGACACTACACCGCTCGTAAGAGTACCATTTAACAACCCCGTCTACGTTAAACGAGTACTCGACCTGGGAGTAGCAGGTATCCTCTTCCCCCTCATCAACAGCAGAGAGGATGCCCTTCAAGCTGTAAAGTCCGTTAGATATCCTCCTGAGGGTATAAGGGGTGTGGGGCCTAGAAGAGCGGCTTATTGGGGGCTTAGGAGAAACGAGTATTTTAAGGAGGCCCAGAACATTCTCGTGATAGTCCAGATCGAGACCCGGGAAGCAGTTGAAAACGCTGAAGAGATTTTATCCGTGGAGGGCGTGGGGGCGTTTTTCATAGGGCCCAACGACCTTTCCTTCTCGTATGGCAAGAGATCCTGGAAAGATGATGTCGTGAGGAGAGCTATTGAGAGGCTAGCGGAAATCTCGGAAAAAACGGGAGTACCGGGTGGTATGTACTGCTCAGATTACGAGTCTCTCGAGTTTGCCCTCAGGAATAAGTTTAAGCTCATCGCGCTCGGCAGTGACTACCGCTTTTTAATCGCGGGGGCTCGTGAGAGACTGGAAACTGCTAGGAGACTATCCATGAGCATAGCCTAG
- a CDS encoding gluconokinase translates to MYFLATDVGTTTLKVSVIDEKSNFLFYKTVEIPVLRAEHHAAEHDPEFLLRVFLELAREAVSSSKVKIDALVFSGYLFGLVGIDPQGEPLTGILTWLDRRPVEILGEMYSKVQPPLVYEKTGCPPLYIYQLAKIYWLYRRKPEIYRRTAYFVDVRGYLIYRLTGKVVFEKSSASGSQLLNMAAMEWDSELLEELGLDESKLPELVEGDRVVGELKPEVARLIGLEHSVPVIPGIFDGGSVAVGEGALSNGAGSSHLSTSTMLRVATHTPIVDKVGKMRFQTYYACEGIWLPGGALNNAGILLKWFRDNFAQLERIVSEETGINVYDLITLEASEAPAGAGGLVFIPYILGERIPEFGNEASGVLFGLREYHTRAHVVRSLLEGVAYNLKLVKEALAENSLHVREVRITGGGAGSDLWLQIIADVLEVPIHRIQAKDAALWGATILGMKALGQIRDVKTFAQSKAVIAKTFVPNEKNINTYRGAYNLFKLLLERIKPVYLYHASQSYSTI, encoded by the coding sequence ATGTATTTCCTAGCAACAGATGTTGGCACTACTACGCTTAAAGTATCAGTTATTGATGAAAAATCAAATTTCCTCTTCTACAAAACAGTTGAAATACCTGTCTTGAGGGCTGAACACCACGCTGCAGAACACGACCCCGAGTTTCTACTAAGAGTTTTCCTAGAACTAGCGAGGGAGGCGGTTTCTAGTTCAAAAGTTAAAATCGATGCTTTAGTTTTCTCAGGCTACCTCTTCGGGCTGGTGGGGATTGATCCTCAAGGTGAACCTTTGACAGGAATACTTACGTGGCTTGATAGAAGACCTGTCGAGATACTCGGTGAGATGTATTCGAAGGTACAGCCTCCGCTTGTCTACGAAAAGACTGGTTGTCCACCCCTCTACATATACCAGCTTGCAAAAATATACTGGCTTTATAGGCGAAAACCTGAGATATATCGTAGAACTGCCTACTTCGTGGACGTGAGAGGATATCTCATCTATAGGCTCACTGGTAAAGTAGTTTTCGAGAAGAGTTCAGCCTCTGGCTCGCAACTCCTAAACATGGCTGCTATGGAGTGGGACAGTGAGCTACTGGAAGAACTAGGATTGGACGAGTCTAAACTCCCAGAACTTGTCGAAGGGGATAGAGTTGTTGGAGAACTAAAACCTGAGGTTGCCAGGCTTATTGGCTTAGAACATTCTGTCCCTGTAATTCCAGGGATCTTCGATGGAGGATCTGTAGCTGTTGGTGAAGGAGCCCTATCTAATGGTGCTGGTTCCTCTCACCTTTCAACTAGCACGATGCTACGCGTCGCAACTCATACGCCTATCGTGGATAAAGTGGGGAAGATGAGGTTCCAAACGTACTATGCCTGCGAAGGTATATGGCTACCCGGGGGAGCTCTCAATAATGCAGGCATTCTACTCAAGTGGTTTCGAGACAACTTTGCCCAGCTCGAGAGGATAGTCTCAGAAGAAACTGGCATTAACGTATACGACCTTATAACCCTTGAGGCCTCAGAAGCGCCGGCCGGAGCAGGAGGTTTAGTCTTCATACCATACATTCTTGGCGAGCGTATCCCAGAGTTCGGAAATGAGGCCTCAGGAGTCTTATTTGGTCTTAGGGAGTACCACACTAGAGCGCATGTTGTTAGGAGCCTCCTTGAAGGGGTCGCCTACAACCTCAAGTTGGTTAAAGAAGCTCTAGCAGAGAATTCACTACACGTGAGAGAAGTCAGAATAACTGGTGGAGGAGCCGGTTCAGACTTATGGCTTCAAATAATAGCAGATGTGCTAGAAGTGCCTATCCATCGTATCCAAGCTAAGGATGCAGCACTATGGGGGGCAACTATACTAGGGATGAAAGCACTCGGGCAGATAAGAGATGTTAAGACCTTTGCACAAAGTAAGGCTGTTATTGCCAAAACATTTGTGCCTAACGAGAAGAATATAAACACCTATAGAGGCGCTTACAACTTATTCAAATTACTACTTGAGAGAATAAAACCGGTCTACCTCTACCATGCTAGTCAAAGCTACAGCACTATCTAG
- a CDS encoding CTP synthase, with translation MQTRYVFVTGGVVSGLGKGVVAASIGKIFQMRGLKVDMIKADPYLNVDPGTLNPIEHGEVFVCEEVWEFEPAPGYRFTIAEIDQDFGTYERFLDMNMHPSNNITSGQVYLSVILKERVGSYLGRTIQVIPHITDEIKDRIRRVAERSKPDVLIVEIGGTVGDIEAMPFLEAVRQFRLEQPPGTTALVHVTLVPYLSTLGQLKTKPTQHSVKELQSMGLQPDVIIGRSDRPLPEDVKKKISLYCNVPPEAVFSDPDLETVYELPLVLERQGLGRYLSKLLGITPEPRTEGVREWESIVSSFLSARDEVVIAMPGKYTMIQDSYISINEALSHAGASLGVRVKRVYIEAEDFEREPSRVEELLSQADGILLTPGFGARGVEGMIHSARYAMENNKPFLGICFGAQLLFVAFMRYVVGLRDAHSTEIDPETPHPVVDLLPEQKVAVFKGGTMRLGAHPVKIRRGTRLYEAYGSELVYERFRHRYHINPDYVKLAEEKGLIVSSTDPSGRMVNSIEIASNSWVVGVQFHPEFKSRPGRPSPIYRAFLKAVLENKKKSL, from the coding sequence ATGCAGACTAGGTACGTCTTCGTCACCGGCGGTGTGGTTAGCGGGCTCGGTAAGGGTGTGGTGGCCGCCTCGATCGGCAAGATCTTCCAGATGCGGGGCCTCAAGGTCGACATGATAAAGGCGGATCCCTACCTCAACGTCGACCCCGGCACGCTGAACCCCATCGAGCACGGGGAGGTTTTCGTGTGCGAGGAGGTGTGGGAATTTGAGCCTGCGCCTGGTTACAGGTTTACTATCGCGGAGATCGACCAGGACTTCGGGACGTACGAGCGCTTCCTCGACATGAACATGCACCCCTCGAACAACATTACCTCCGGCCAGGTATACCTCTCGGTGATCCTCAAGGAGAGGGTTGGATCATACCTCGGGAGGACGATCCAGGTGATACCCCATATCACGGACGAGATCAAGGACAGGATAAGGAGGGTGGCTGAGCGCAGTAAGCCGGACGTCCTGATCGTGGAGATCGGCGGAACAGTGGGGGATATAGAGGCCATGCCCTTCCTGGAGGCAGTGAGGCAGTTTAGGCTCGAGCAACCCCCGGGCACAACAGCCCTTGTCCACGTTACTCTAGTTCCCTACCTCTCTACTCTCGGGCAGCTGAAGACAAAGCCGACTCAGCACAGCGTCAAGGAACTACAGAGCATGGGCCTGCAACCGGACGTGATTATTGGGAGGTCGGACAGGCCACTGCCCGAGGACGTCAAGAAGAAGATAAGCCTCTACTGCAACGTCCCGCCCGAGGCAGTGTTCTCAGATCCCGATTTGGAGACAGTATACGAGCTACCGCTAGTACTCGAGAGGCAGGGCCTCGGGAGGTATTTGAGCAAGCTCCTAGGCATCACCCCAGAGCCCCGCACCGAGGGGGTGAGGGAGTGGGAGAGCATTGTGTCCTCTTTCCTAAGCGCCCGGGATGAAGTCGTCATAGCAATGCCCGGGAAGTACACGATGATCCAGGACAGCTACATAAGCATAAACGAGGCTCTCAGCCACGCAGGGGCCTCGCTCGGCGTGAGGGTAAAGCGTGTGTACATTGAAGCCGAGGACTTTGAGCGCGAGCCCAGCAGGGTCGAAGAACTCCTCAGCCAGGCCGACGGCATTTTGCTGACGCCGGGCTTCGGCGCTAGGGGTGTTGAAGGCATGATACACTCCGCCCGCTACGCCATGGAGAATAACAAGCCATTCCTGGGGATATGCTTCGGAGCACAGCTCCTATTCGTGGCGTTTATGCGCTACGTAGTCGGGCTACGCGACGCCCACTCCACCGAGATAGACCCCGAAACCCCCCACCCTGTAGTGGACTTGCTACCAGAGCAGAAGGTGGCTGTCTTCAAGGGTGGAACAATGCGGCTCGGAGCACACCCCGTGAAAATAAGGAGAGGTACAAGGCTCTACGAAGCCTACGGTAGCGAACTGGTGTACGAGAGATTCAGGCACAGGTACCACATAAACCCCGACTACGTGAAGCTAGCGGAGGAGAAGGGGTTGATAGTCTCCTCGACGGATCCCTCAGGCCGAATGGTGAACTCCATCGAGATAGCGAGCAACAGCTGGGTCGTAGGCGTCCAGTTCCACCCGGAGTTTAAGAGTAGGCCTGGGAGGCCCTCGCCCATTTACAGGGCTTTCCTTAAAGCGGTTTTAGAGAACAAGAAGAAGAGTCTCTGA
- a CDS encoding pepsin/retropepsin-like aspartic protease family protein: MESGRTVRGWYSDRERPPVPCIRLKVYTPSERYLAEIDANVDTGFSGSLLISPDLYIKLGLALYEEPEVVRGSVAGGYFIDLRVSNGIVELNGLRTACKIYTALLAKKNLVGRALLNRFRLVLDGKSGVVEVEL, encoded by the coding sequence ATGGAGTCTGGTAGAACTGTAAGGGGGTGGTATTCAGACAGAGAGAGGCCTCCCGTACCTTGCATTAGACTAAAAGTCTACACACCGTCTGAGAGGTATCTCGCTGAGATAGACGCGAATGTCGATACCGGGTTTTCTGGGTCTCTACTAATTTCCCCTGACCTATACATTAAACTGGGCCTGGCTCTTTATGAGGAACCAGAAGTAGTCCGGGGTTCAGTGGCTGGAGGGTATTTCATAGACCTTAGAGTCTCGAATGGTATTGTTGAGCTAAATGGCCTAAGAACTGCCTGCAAGATCTACACAGCGCTGCTTGCCAAGAAGAACCTAGTTGGAAGGGCTCTACTAAACAGGTTTAGGCTGGTTTTAGACGGGAAGAGCGGGGTTGTTGAGGTGGAATTATAG